In the genome of bacterium, the window CCTCGTCGCTGCGGCTGATCCTCCAGGACCCGGCGGTCAGGACGATCTTCGTGAACATCTTCGGCGGCATCCTGCGCTGCGACGTCTTCGCGCGCGGCTTCATCCAGGGCGTGAAGGCCGCCGGCGCGAACCTGCCGATGGTCATGCGGCTGGTCGGCACCAACCAGGAGGAAGGGCGGCGCGTGCTCGCGGAGTCCGGTCTGCCCTTCATCGTCGAGGACGACCTGGAGGCCGCCGCCCGGCGCGCGGTCGCGATCGCCGCGGGGGGCAATTGACATGGGCATCCTGCTGAATCGCACCTCCCGCGTCATCGTCCAGGGGATCACCGGCAAGGAGGGAAGCTTCCACGCCGGCCGCATGGCCGAGTACGGCACGCGCATCGTCGGCGGCGTCACCCCCGGCAAGGGCGGCACGACGCACGAGGGCATCCCCGTGTTCAGCTCCGTCGAGGACGCCGTGCGCGAGACCGGCGCCGACGTCTCCGTGATCTTCGTGCCGCCGCCGTGGGCCGCGGACGCGATCTGCGAGGCGGCGGCGGCCGGCATCGGGCTGATCGTCTGCATCACCGAGGGCATCCCGGTGCGCGACACGCTGCTGGCGGTCGGCGAGGTCCACGTCCACGGCGCGCGCCTCATCGGCCCGAACTGCCCCGGGCTGATCACGCCGGCGGCCTCCGCGAAGGTCGGCATCATGCCCGGCTCGATCCACACGCCGGGGACGGTCGGCGTGATCTCGCGCAGCGGCACGCTGACCTACGAGGTCGTCCACCAGCTCACCGGGCGCGGCCTCGGCCAGTCGACCTGCGTGGGGATCGGCGGCGACCCGGTCATCGGCACGACCTTCGTCGACTGCCTCGCGCTCTTCGAGGAAGACCCGGAGACCGAGGCGATCGTGCTCCTCGGCGAGATCGGCGGCAGCGCGGAGGAGGAGGCGGCGGCGTTCATCACCGAGCACGTGAACAAGCCGGTCTTTTCCTTCCTCGCCGGCCGCACCGCCCCGGCGGGCAAGCGCATGGGCCACGCCGGCGCCGTGATCTCGCACGGCCAGGGCGGCTGGCCGGGCAAGGCCGCGGCGCTGCGCGAGGCGGGCGTCACCGTCATCGAGAACCCGGCGCGCATGGGCGAGACCGTCGCCGCCTGGTTCGAGCGCCGCGGCGCCGAGAAGCCGGCAGTCGCGAAGAAGCCGACCCGGCGGCGCAAGGGGGCCGGCGCGTGAAGTACTGGCGCACGCCGCTGGACGCCGACCGCGTCACCGTGCCGCGCGGCGCGGTGCGCGTCGACCGCGAGCGCTGCAAGGGCTGCGGGATCTGCATCGAGTTCTGCCCGAAGAAGGTTCTCGAGCGCTCGGCGACCTTCAACGCCAAGGGCTACTACCCGCCGGAGGTGAAGGCGGGCGCCCACTGCGTCAACTGCCACTTCTGCGAGGTGCTCTGCCCGGACTTCGCGATCCACTCCACCGAGATCACGCAGCCGCCGGGCAAGGCGCGGCCCGCTGATGAGGCGACGCCCGCCGCCGAGCCGGTCGGCGCCGGCAAGGGGGCGAAGTCGTGATCACGCCGCACGCCATGACCGGCACCTGGTTCATCAACGGCGACACCGCCTGCGCCGAGGGGGCGATCGCGGCCGGCTGCCGCTTCTTCGCGGGCTACCCGATCACGCCGGCGA includes:
- the sucD gene encoding succinate--CoA ligase subunit alpha, which gives rise to MGILLNRTSRVIVQGITGKEGSFHAGRMAEYGTRIVGGVTPGKGGTTHEGIPVFSSVEDAVRETGADVSVIFVPPPWAADAICEAAAAGIGLIVCITEGIPVRDTLLAVGEVHVHGARLIGPNCPGLITPAASAKVGIMPGSIHTPGTVGVISRSGTLTYEVVHQLTGRGLGQSTCVGIGGDPVIGTTFVDCLALFEEDPETEAIVLLGEIGGSAEEEAAAFITEHVNKPVFSFLAGRTAPAGKRMGHAGAVISHGQGGWPGKAAALREAGVTVIENPARMGETVAAWFERRGAEKPAVAKKPTRRRKGAGA
- a CDS encoding 4Fe-4S dicluster domain-containing protein, whose product is MKYWRTPLDADRVTVPRGAVRVDRERCKGCGICIEFCPKKVLERSATFNAKGYYPPEVKAGAHCVNCHFCEVLCPDFAIHSTEITQPPGKARPADEATPAAEPVGAGKGAKS